From Granulicella sp. WH15, the proteins below share one genomic window:
- a CDS encoding helix-turn-helix transcriptional regulator: MKQRAEAETRKSRKARTAPYQGMYDDVLRRLINAREEIGLSQREVSEHLGMSHSFLSKCETGDRRVDLMELIQLAKLYKKPIQFFFGS, from the coding sequence GTGAAGCAGCGTGCCGAAGCCGAAACCCGAAAGTCGCGAAAAGCCCGGACCGCTCCGTACCAAGGAATGTACGATGATGTGCTTCGCCGCTTGATAAACGCAAGAGAAGAAATTGGCCTCAGCCAACGCGAGGTTTCCGAGCACCTGGGCATGTCGCACTCGTTCTTGTCGAAGTGCGAAACCGGCGACCGCCGCGTGGACCTCATGGAGCTGATCCAGTTGGCGAAGCTGTACAAGAAGCCGATTCAGTTTTTCTTTGGAAGCTGA
- a CDS encoding BBE domain-containing protein, with protein MKRGFTRDEARLIYKYLPTETTEDVGSILAVYSCGGAVNRPEFADLTPCPDAGPTHKGPPYHNQQYEGCYTNYPDSNMLASPFWPHLYYGEQGLYPFLQRAKRRYEPDNIFHHAMSIRA; from the coding sequence ATGAAGCGCGGATTCACTCGCGACGAGGCCCGTCTCATCTATAAGTATCTCCCCACCGAGACCACCGAAGACGTCGGCAGCATTCTCGCCGTCTACTCCTGCGGCGGTGCCGTCAACCGGCCTGAGTTCGCCGACCTCACCCCCTGCCCCGACGCTGGCCCCACCCACAAGGGGCCCCCTTACCACAATCAGCAGTACGAGGGCTGCTACACCAACTACCCCGACTCCAACATGCTCGCCTCCCCCTTCTGGCCCCATCTGTACTACGGAGAGCAGGGACTCTATCCCTTCCTCCAAAGAGCGAAGCGGCGCTACGAGCCCGACAACATCTTCCACCACGCCATGTCTATTCGCGCCTGA
- a CDS encoding TrbC/VirB2 family protein yields MKTLHRAARVERPSHRPPFSGFLLLTLLLFPLAAHAQSGSSPFDTGLTSIQTLFTGTIAKVSSLIAIVLGGYIFGRWITTTDPAFLKIMGKSERFKLRYDAAKQQVPNVEIR; encoded by the coding sequence ATGAAGACGCTTCATCGTGCAGCCCGAGTTGAGAGGCCGAGTCATCGGCCTCCCTTCTCGGGCTTTTTACTGCTCACCCTTCTCCTGTTTCCACTGGCAGCCCACGCTCAATCCGGGAGTTCGCCTTTTGATACAGGTCTCACATCCATTCAGACCCTTTTCACCGGAACGATCGCCAAGGTGAGCAGTCTGATTGCGATTGTGTTGGGCGGGTACATCTTCGGTCGTTGGATCACGACCACCGACCCGGCATTCCTCAAGATCATGGGCAAGTCCGAACGCTTCAAGTTGCGCTACGACGCCGCCAAGCAACAAGTCCCGAACGTGGAGATACGCTGA